The Aphelocoma coerulescens isolate FSJ_1873_10779 chromosome 14, UR_Acoe_1.0, whole genome shotgun sequence genome has a window encoding:
- the IGFALS gene encoding insulin-like growth factor-binding protein complex acid labile subunit isoform X2: MSTGKGIPLLLPLALLLAAASQPPGGDPSKEPGDGDGPRCPSPCACSLDDYSEELNVFCSGRNLTRLPEDVPPNAKALWLDGNNFTLLPAAAFRNLSALDFLDLQSSQLGSVEQHAFHGLRSLYHLHLERNRLKHLAPHTFLHTQNLVSLSLNNNHFSKVEEGLFAGLSNLWYLNLGWNSLVVLPDRVFHDLPNLRELILAGNKLPYLQHQLFCSLTELKELDLSGNALKGIKINIFVKLQKLQKLYLNHNHINAIAPRAFMGMKSLRWLDLSHNRLVSLYEDTFLGLLSLHVLRLSTNSITSLRPRTFKDLQFLEELQLGHNRIRSLAERTFEGLGQLEVLSLNNNQLQDIRAGAFLGLHNVAVMHLSANCIKVLPDFVFKGVTKLHSLHLEHSCVGRIRANTFSGLSSLRRLFLQHNSISLIEDQSFSELHELLELDLKHNRLSHLSPQLFVGLSNLEYLFLSSNQLLEISQDTFSPLQRLFWLDLSHNQLETLDNSVISPLANLRYLSLRNNSLETFSVAFLRPPFALEQLWLGGNTWHCNCSLKGLRDFSLQHPAVVPRFVQSVAEGDDTHVPIYTYNNLTCLHPPGLAGLDLRDTAEESFAHC; this comes from the exons ATGAGCACAGGCAAAG gcatccccctcctgctccccctggccctgctgctggctgcagcctcccagccccccgggggggACCCCTCGAAGGAGCCGGGGGACGGGGACGGCccgcgctgccccagcccctgcgCCTGCAGCCTGGACGATTACAGCGAGGAGCTGAACGTCTTCTGCAGCGGCCGCAACCTGACGCGCCTGCCCGAGGACGTGCCCCCCAACGCCAAAGCCCTGTGGCTGGACGGCAACAACTTCACGCTGCTGCCGGCCGCTGCCTTCAGGAATTTATCAGCCCTGGACTTCCTGGACCTGCAGAGCAGCCAGCTGGGCTCCGTGGAGCAGCACGCCTTCCACGGGCTGCGCAGCCTCTACCACCTGCACCTGGAGCGCAACCGCCTCAAGCACCTGGCTCCGCACACCTTCCTGCACACCCAGAACCTCGTGTCCCTCAGCCTCAACAACAACCACTTCAGCAAGGTGGAGGAAGGGCTGTTCGCTGGGCTCTCCAACCTCTGGTACCTGAACCTGGGCTGGAACTCGCTGGTGGTGCTGCCTGACAGGGTGTTCCATGACCTGCCCAACCTGAGGGAGCTGATCCTGGCTGGGAACAAGCTGCCCTACCTCCAGCACCAGCTCTTCTGCAGCCTCAccgagctgaaggagctggacCTGAGCGGGAACGCGCTCAAGGGCATCAAGATCAACATCTTTGTcaagctgcagaagctgcagaagCTGTACCTGAACCACAACCACATCAACGCCATCGCGCCCCGCGCCTTCATGGGCATGAAGTCCCTGCGGTGGCTGGACCTGTCCCACAACCGCCTGGTCTCGCTCTACGAGGACACCTTCCTGGGCCTCCTGAGCCTGCACGTCCTGCGCTTGTCCACCAACTCCATCACCAGCCTGAGGCCCAGGACTTTCAAGGACCTCCAgttcctggaggagctgcagctggggcaCAACCGGATCCGGAGCCTGGCGGAAAGGACCTTCGAGGGGCTGGGCCAGCTGGAGGTGCTCAGCCTCAACAACAACCAGCTGCAGGACATCAGGGCCGGGGCCTTCCTGGGGCTGCACAACGTGGCCGTGATGCACTTGTCTGCCAACTGCATCAAGGTCCTGCCTGACTTTGTCTTCAAGGGGGTCACCAAGCTGCACAGCCTCCACCTGGAGCACAGCTGCGTGGGCAGGATCCGGGCCAACACCTTCTCCGGGCTCTCCAGCCTGCGGCGGCTCTTCCTGCAGCACAACAGCATCTCCCTCATCGAGGACCAGAGCTTCAGCGAACTGCACGAGCTCCTGGAGCTCGACCTGAAGCACAACAGGCTGAGCCACCTTTCGCCCCAGCTCTTTGTGGGGCTGAGCAACCTGGAGtacctcttcctctcctccaaCCAGCTCCTGGAGATCTCCCAGGACACCTTCAGCCCGCTCCAGAGACTCTTCTGGCTCGACCTCTCCCACAACCAGCTGGAGACACTGGACAACAGCGTCATCTCCCCCCTGGCCAACCTGCGGTACCTCAGCCTGAGGAATAACTCCCTGGAGACCTTCTCGGTGGCATTCCTGCGCCCCCCCTtcgccctggagcagctctggctgggggGCAACACCTGGCACTGCAACTGCTCGCTGAAGGGCCTGCGGGACTTCTCCCTGCAGCACCCCGCGGTGGTCCCGCGCTTCGTGCAGTCGGTGGCCGAGGGGGACGACACCCATGTCCCCATCTACACCTACAACAACCTCACCTGCCTGCACCCCCCGGGCCTGGCGGGGCTGGACCTCCGCGACACCGCTGAGGAGAGCTTTGCtcactgctga
- the SPSB3 gene encoding SPRY domain-containing SOCS box protein 3 isoform X2, with the protein MARRPRSSRAWHFVLSGVRREADGRAGARGWGYDSDGQHSDSDSEPEFSSLSPSIPSAIPVTGESYCNCENQSEAPYCSSLHALHRVRDCRCGEEDEYFDWVWDDLNKSTATLLTCDNRKVNFHMEYSCGTAAIRGNKELADGQHFWEIKMTSPVYGTDMMVGIGTSDVNLDKYRHTFCSLLGKDEDSWGLSYTGLLHHKGDKTNFSSRFGQGSIIGVHLDTWHGTLTFFKNRKCIGVAATKLQNKKFYPMVCSTAAKSSMKVIRSCASCTSLQYLCCFRLRQLLPDYVDTLEVLPLPPGLKQVLHNKLGWVLSMNYSTSKPSSSSSSGSDSDSSCSSDAEACQRKRCRRT; encoded by the exons ATGGCGCGGCGCCCGCGGAGCAGCCGGGCCTGGCACTTTGTGCTCAGCGGGGTCCGGCGCGAGGCCGACGGCCGGGCCGGTGCACGGGGCTGGGGCTACGACTCTGATGGGCAG cacagcgACTCGGACTCGGAGCCGGAGTTTTCCTCCCTGTCTCCCTCCATCCCGAGCGCCATCCCTGTGACTGGAGAGTCCTACTGCAACTGTGAGAACCAGAGTGAAGCTCCCTACTGCTCCAGCCTGCACGCCCTGCACCGCGTCCGTGACTGCCGCTGCGGCGAGGAGGATGAGT ATTTCGACTGGGTGTGGGATGACCTGAACAAGTCGACGGCCACCCTGCTGACGTGTGACAACCGCAAGGTGAACTTCCACATGGAGTACAGCTGTGGCACGGCCGCCATCCGCGGCAACAAGGAGCTGGCAGATGGGCAGCACTTCTGGGAGATCAAGATGACCTCCCCGGTGTATGGCACTGACATG ATGGTGGGAATTGGGACGTCCGATGTGAACCTGGACAAGTACCGCCACACCTTCTGCAGCCTGCTGGGCAAGGACGAGGACAGCTGGGGACTCTCTTACACAG GACTGCTGCATCACAAGGGAGACAAAACAAACTTCTCCTCGAGGTTTGGCCAGGGCTCCATTATTGGGGTGCATTTGGACACGTGGCACGGGACGCTCACATTCTTCAAGAACCGCAAGTGCATAG gggtggcagCCACGAAGCTGCAGAACAAGAAGTTTTACCCCATGGTGTGCTCGACGGCGGCCAAGAGCAGCATGAAGGTGATCCGGTCCTGTGCCAGCTGCACGTCCCTGCAGTACCTGTGCTGCTTCCGCCTGCGCCAGCTCCTGCCCGACTACGTGGACACGCTGGAGGTGCTGCCCCTGCCCCCAGGACTCAAGCAGGTGCTGCACAACAAACTGGGCTGGGTCTTGAGCATGAACTATAGCACGTCgaagccttcctcctcctcgtcctcgggGAGCGACTCGGACAGCTCGTGCAGCTCGGATGCGGAGGCCTGCCAAAGGAAGAGGTGCAGGAGGACATAA
- the IGFALS gene encoding insulin-like growth factor-binding protein complex acid labile subunit isoform X1 gives MSTGKAGIPLLLPLALLLAAASQPPGGDPSKEPGDGDGPRCPSPCACSLDDYSEELNVFCSGRNLTRLPEDVPPNAKALWLDGNNFTLLPAAAFRNLSALDFLDLQSSQLGSVEQHAFHGLRSLYHLHLERNRLKHLAPHTFLHTQNLVSLSLNNNHFSKVEEGLFAGLSNLWYLNLGWNSLVVLPDRVFHDLPNLRELILAGNKLPYLQHQLFCSLTELKELDLSGNALKGIKINIFVKLQKLQKLYLNHNHINAIAPRAFMGMKSLRWLDLSHNRLVSLYEDTFLGLLSLHVLRLSTNSITSLRPRTFKDLQFLEELQLGHNRIRSLAERTFEGLGQLEVLSLNNNQLQDIRAGAFLGLHNVAVMHLSANCIKVLPDFVFKGVTKLHSLHLEHSCVGRIRANTFSGLSSLRRLFLQHNSISLIEDQSFSELHELLELDLKHNRLSHLSPQLFVGLSNLEYLFLSSNQLLEISQDTFSPLQRLFWLDLSHNQLETLDNSVISPLANLRYLSLRNNSLETFSVAFLRPPFALEQLWLGGNTWHCNCSLKGLRDFSLQHPAVVPRFVQSVAEGDDTHVPIYTYNNLTCLHPPGLAGLDLRDTAEESFAHC, from the exons ATGAGCACAGGCAAAG caggcatccccctcctgctccccctggccctgctgctggctgcagcctcccagccccccgggggggACCCCTCGAAGGAGCCGGGGGACGGGGACGGCccgcgctgccccagcccctgcgCCTGCAGCCTGGACGATTACAGCGAGGAGCTGAACGTCTTCTGCAGCGGCCGCAACCTGACGCGCCTGCCCGAGGACGTGCCCCCCAACGCCAAAGCCCTGTGGCTGGACGGCAACAACTTCACGCTGCTGCCGGCCGCTGCCTTCAGGAATTTATCAGCCCTGGACTTCCTGGACCTGCAGAGCAGCCAGCTGGGCTCCGTGGAGCAGCACGCCTTCCACGGGCTGCGCAGCCTCTACCACCTGCACCTGGAGCGCAACCGCCTCAAGCACCTGGCTCCGCACACCTTCCTGCACACCCAGAACCTCGTGTCCCTCAGCCTCAACAACAACCACTTCAGCAAGGTGGAGGAAGGGCTGTTCGCTGGGCTCTCCAACCTCTGGTACCTGAACCTGGGCTGGAACTCGCTGGTGGTGCTGCCTGACAGGGTGTTCCATGACCTGCCCAACCTGAGGGAGCTGATCCTGGCTGGGAACAAGCTGCCCTACCTCCAGCACCAGCTCTTCTGCAGCCTCAccgagctgaaggagctggacCTGAGCGGGAACGCGCTCAAGGGCATCAAGATCAACATCTTTGTcaagctgcagaagctgcagaagCTGTACCTGAACCACAACCACATCAACGCCATCGCGCCCCGCGCCTTCATGGGCATGAAGTCCCTGCGGTGGCTGGACCTGTCCCACAACCGCCTGGTCTCGCTCTACGAGGACACCTTCCTGGGCCTCCTGAGCCTGCACGTCCTGCGCTTGTCCACCAACTCCATCACCAGCCTGAGGCCCAGGACTTTCAAGGACCTCCAgttcctggaggagctgcagctggggcaCAACCGGATCCGGAGCCTGGCGGAAAGGACCTTCGAGGGGCTGGGCCAGCTGGAGGTGCTCAGCCTCAACAACAACCAGCTGCAGGACATCAGGGCCGGGGCCTTCCTGGGGCTGCACAACGTGGCCGTGATGCACTTGTCTGCCAACTGCATCAAGGTCCTGCCTGACTTTGTCTTCAAGGGGGTCACCAAGCTGCACAGCCTCCACCTGGAGCACAGCTGCGTGGGCAGGATCCGGGCCAACACCTTCTCCGGGCTCTCCAGCCTGCGGCGGCTCTTCCTGCAGCACAACAGCATCTCCCTCATCGAGGACCAGAGCTTCAGCGAACTGCACGAGCTCCTGGAGCTCGACCTGAAGCACAACAGGCTGAGCCACCTTTCGCCCCAGCTCTTTGTGGGGCTGAGCAACCTGGAGtacctcttcctctcctccaaCCAGCTCCTGGAGATCTCCCAGGACACCTTCAGCCCGCTCCAGAGACTCTTCTGGCTCGACCTCTCCCACAACCAGCTGGAGACACTGGACAACAGCGTCATCTCCCCCCTGGCCAACCTGCGGTACCTCAGCCTGAGGAATAACTCCCTGGAGACCTTCTCGGTGGCATTCCTGCGCCCCCCCTtcgccctggagcagctctggctgggggGCAACACCTGGCACTGCAACTGCTCGCTGAAGGGCCTGCGGGACTTCTCCCTGCAGCACCCCGCGGTGGTCCCGCGCTTCGTGCAGTCGGTGGCCGAGGGGGACGACACCCATGTCCCCATCTACACCTACAACAACCTCACCTGCCTGCACCCCCCGGGCCTGGCGGGGCTGGACCTCCGCGACACCGCTGAGGAGAGCTTTGCtcactgctga
- the SPSB3 gene encoding SPRY domain-containing SOCS box protein 3 isoform X1 → MARRPRSSRAWHFVLSGVRREADGRAGARGWGYDSDGQQHSDSDSEPEFSSLSPSIPSAIPVTGESYCNCENQSEAPYCSSLHALHRVRDCRCGEEDEYFDWVWDDLNKSTATLLTCDNRKVNFHMEYSCGTAAIRGNKELADGQHFWEIKMTSPVYGTDMMVGIGTSDVNLDKYRHTFCSLLGKDEDSWGLSYTGLLHHKGDKTNFSSRFGQGSIIGVHLDTWHGTLTFFKNRKCIGVAATKLQNKKFYPMVCSTAAKSSMKVIRSCASCTSLQYLCCFRLRQLLPDYVDTLEVLPLPPGLKQVLHNKLGWVLSMNYSTSKPSSSSSSGSDSDSSCSSDAEACQRKRCRRT, encoded by the exons ATGGCGCGGCGCCCGCGGAGCAGCCGGGCCTGGCACTTTGTGCTCAGCGGGGTCCGGCGCGAGGCCGACGGCCGGGCCGGTGCACGGGGCTGGGGCTACGACTCTGATGGGCAG cagcacagcgACTCGGACTCGGAGCCGGAGTTTTCCTCCCTGTCTCCCTCCATCCCGAGCGCCATCCCTGTGACTGGAGAGTCCTACTGCAACTGTGAGAACCAGAGTGAAGCTCCCTACTGCTCCAGCCTGCACGCCCTGCACCGCGTCCGTGACTGCCGCTGCGGCGAGGAGGATGAGT ATTTCGACTGGGTGTGGGATGACCTGAACAAGTCGACGGCCACCCTGCTGACGTGTGACAACCGCAAGGTGAACTTCCACATGGAGTACAGCTGTGGCACGGCCGCCATCCGCGGCAACAAGGAGCTGGCAGATGGGCAGCACTTCTGGGAGATCAAGATGACCTCCCCGGTGTATGGCACTGACATG ATGGTGGGAATTGGGACGTCCGATGTGAACCTGGACAAGTACCGCCACACCTTCTGCAGCCTGCTGGGCAAGGACGAGGACAGCTGGGGACTCTCTTACACAG GACTGCTGCATCACAAGGGAGACAAAACAAACTTCTCCTCGAGGTTTGGCCAGGGCTCCATTATTGGGGTGCATTTGGACACGTGGCACGGGACGCTCACATTCTTCAAGAACCGCAAGTGCATAG gggtggcagCCACGAAGCTGCAGAACAAGAAGTTTTACCCCATGGTGTGCTCGACGGCGGCCAAGAGCAGCATGAAGGTGATCCGGTCCTGTGCCAGCTGCACGTCCCTGCAGTACCTGTGCTGCTTCCGCCTGCGCCAGCTCCTGCCCGACTACGTGGACACGCTGGAGGTGCTGCCCCTGCCCCCAGGACTCAAGCAGGTGCTGCACAACAAACTGGGCTGGGTCTTGAGCATGAACTATAGCACGTCgaagccttcctcctcctcgtcctcgggGAGCGACTCGGACAGCTCGTGCAGCTCGGATGCGGAGGCCTGCCAAAGGAAGAGGTGCAGGAGGACATAA
- the NUBP2 gene encoding cytosolic Fe-S cluster assembly factor NUBP2: MRGGNMEETAGDRASLAGVRHILLVLSGKGGVGKSTISTELALALRSAGKKVGILDVDLCGPSIPRMLRVQDSAVHQCDSGWVPVFVGQDKAIALMSIGFLLERPDDAVVWRGPKKNALIKQFLTDVAWGDLDFLIVDTPPGTSDEHISTVEALRPFQLLGAILVTTPQAVSVGDVRRELTFCRKAGLRILGIVENMSGFVCPHCSECTNIFSKGGGEELAKHAGVPFLGCVPLDPQLSQSLEEGRDFIQEFPKSSAFPALTHIAQQILDTSQRSS, translated from the exons ATGCGGGGAGGCAACATGGAGGAAACGGCCGGGG ACAGAGCCAGCCTGGCCGGGGTGCGGCACATCCTGCTGGTACTCTCCGGGAAGGGCGGCGTTGGGAAGAGCACCATCTCCACTGAGCTGGCCCTGGCGCTGCGCAGCGCTGGGAAGAAG GTGGGGATCCTGGACGTGGACCTGTGTGGCCCCAGCATCCCCCGCATGCTGAGGGTGCAGGACAGCGCCGTGCACCAGTGTGACAGTGGCTGGGTCCCCGTCTTCGTGGGCCAGGACAAGGCCATCGCCCTCATGTCCATCGGCTTCCTGCTGGAGAGGCCGGACGATGCCGTGGTGTGGAGAGGACCCAAGAAAAACG CTTTGATCAAACAATTTCTCACTGACGTGGCCTGGGGGGACCTGGACTTCCTCATCGTGGACACACCGCCGGGCACGTCCGACGAGCACATCTCCACCGTGGAGGCCTTGAGGCCCTTCCAGCTGCTCGGAGCGATCCTGGTCACGACACCTCAG GCTGTGTCCGTGGGGGATGTGAGGCGGGAGCTGACGTTCTGTAGGAAGGCGGGACTGCGGATCCTCGGCATCGTGGAGAACATGAGCGGCTTCGTGTGccctcactgctct GAATGCACAAACATCTTCTCCAAAGGGGGAGGTGAGGAGCTGGCCAAGCATGCCGGGGTGCCCTTCCTGG GCTGCGtccccctggacccccagcTCAGCCAGAGCTTGGAAGAAGGCAGAGACTTCATCCAAGAGTTTCCCAAgagctctgccttccctgccttGACTCACATTGCCCAGCAGATCTTGGATACATCACAGAGGAGCTCCTGA